A window of the Fodinibius sp. Rm-B-1B1-1 genome harbors these coding sequences:
- a CDS encoding GTP-binding protein has translation MAKETFQRDKPHVNIGTIGHVDHGKTTTTAAITTVMAKHHGG, from the coding sequence ATGGCAAAAGAGACATTTCAGCGAGATAAGCCACATGTAAACATAGGAACGATAGGTCACGTAGACCACGGGAAGACGACCACGACGGCGGCGATTACGACCGTAATGGCCAAGCACCACGGCGGGG